The Alligator mississippiensis isolate rAllMis1 chromosome 11, rAllMis1, whole genome shotgun sequence genomic interval ctgctgctgcaggcgggTTGTGGGCTgcgctgtagggctgtgcaaaatttcgccacgttttgttttgaagctgtttcgaccCATTccgaggtcgaaacagcaaaatcgaaatggaacagatatagtcaaaacagcctcgaaacaaaatgaggcaagtccaAACATTTTGCAGTTTCAACATTGTTTTGACATTGCGCCCATAGGcaataatggggaaggacaaaacagcccaTAACTTTGTAATTCTCCTGGCttgctttggatgaaacttgcagggatggtagtgccttctgagggcatgaaggctgccaagcttcaaggagataggtgcagggggtttggggaaactgcaccccaaaatcttgaaagcaaaactcatgtcatgtgtatgtgttaagccacagtggagtcaaaactgcaggtgtgctagcccctgcagaggccacaaagcctgccagatttcaaggagataagtgcaggggtttgggggaaactgtacctcaagctttggacaagcaaaactcgtgacatgggtgacactgtatgtgttaaggcgcagcagggtgaaagctgcagggatggtggcccctgctgaggccacaacgcctgccagttttcaaggagacaggtgcaggggcttctTTGGGCTgctttgtccttccccattatatcctatgggcaaaacatagAAACAGTTTCAccgtttcaaccctgtttcgacggaacaaaacagaacagctctttcgaaatgaaacaaaagtcgAAACGAAATCCTGCTTCATCCAAACACTGGTCAAAATGGAAcgctgccatttcgcacagccctactgcgctGCTGCAGGGCGGTTGTTGCAAGGTAGAGAACCcaaccctcctgagcagcccaccACCCATACACAGTCCTCCACACCCTCACAGCCTCCACCTCCAGTCCCCAACACCCCCAGTCTCTACTTCCTTGGAACAGAGCCTGGGTACAGGTCAcactgcagcctgcaccactccTGCCTGCCCGCATACTGAGCTAGCATGGTGGACCACTGGGGTAAtgggcagccatagagacactctggctgcatgccagagcatctctttggaggggCCCACTCCAGCTGGCTTCATGGCATGCTACAGGAAAGTGCCATGCAGGTTTACCTTTTTCCGCAGgttattttttgatacctggatttccaggtgtcGAATTTAGAGCCTGTACTGCAAAtgtgcagtgcggggaacattctTTTGTTCCCAGCGTGCCACTTgcggtgtctcaaactgctttgagatgccgtGAGAGGCACatatgtgctcatctggatgcatcctTTATTCCCATGCTATTTGAAAACCACTTCACATTCTACTGAATGCCTTTCTAAAAGCTTCCTTCACTTCTTTGTTCCTTAGAGTGTAAATGAAAGGGTTTAGCAGTGGAGTTATTATAGTATTAAAAATGTTGATGAACTTGTTCCTGTCCAATGCATTTGGTGCAGAAGGCTTGACATGCAGAAAAATGGCAGAGCCAAACCAGATAGTCACAACGGTGAGATGGGCAGAGCAAGTGGAAAAGGCCTTTCTCTGCCCTTGGGCTGACCGAATTTTCAAAATAGTGGAGATGATGTAGATGTAGGAGATCAAGGTTACAGCACATGAGACCACGACAACAATAATTGACACAAAGAATGTTGCCAACTCGACAAGACTAGTgtcagtgcaggacagagctatcAAGGAATCTATGTCACAAAAAAAGTGATTGATAATGTTCGGGCCACAGAAAGACAGCCTGGATAATAGGAATACTAGCACAGAGATAGCCAGAAAACCACTCAGCCATGAGGCAAAGGCCAGCTGAGTACAGAAGGTGCTATTCATGAGGGAGCTATAGCACAGGGGGTGGCAGATAGCCTGGTAACGGTCATAGGCCATAACCGCTagtagaaagcactctgtagcGCCCAAGGAGAGAAGAAGGAACAATTGCATGatgcaaggaaagaaagaaatggctTGGCTGTTCCCCAGCAGGATGCCCACAGCTTTGGGGACACAGGTTGTGGTGAACCAGATCTCCAGAAAGGACAGGTTGCAGAGGAAatagtacatgggggtgtggaggTGTGCGGTGGTCCACACCAAGGCTATGATGGACATGTTCCCTATGACCGTCAGGCCATTTATCATAGAAAACACCACACTGAGGGAGAAGAGGAAGTACCACGTGCCAGGGAATCCCAGGAGGATGAACTCTTGCACATTGCTGTTGTTCCCCATgcctaccccagccacaggatcCACCTGTGAAAACATGAGAGATCATAAGGCATTTAAACATCTAGAGCAGACTTGTGGTTGGTGTTACCTCAAAAATTCCTGTATAAGTTCTGTCCAAGTATGGTCAAGGTTATGTTATGGAAGCAGAGGAAAGTCAACACTCAACAGCACACAAAGTAGTCAGATAGTGAGGGCTATACTTCCTCCTCCTAGCTGCTATTCATGTGTTTCATTGGGACTGTCTACATGAGACCCTTTACTAGacattagagcaaattactgcacagtatgtgtcagcgtctacacatgcagatacttactgcacaataattttttctaatcacaagtaaatttgctacctgtcagtacaagtagcaaatttacttgggattactTACTGCACTGTATGGCATGTGAAGATGGCTGACTCGGAGTAAACTGACTTCTAGTTGGCCAGGCTAcagagggtgggagattgcttccgGGCCCTGGGACCTGCCTAATGCTGGGGAACcaaagcctgggcagggacaatacCCTCATGCCCTGgtagcagggagttcccagcccaTGCTCACAATCATGGAGTGAGGACTAAGGAGATTGTTCCAAGATGTGGCTCCTCTATCACGAtcgtggagtgggggctgggaacaaccTGTCCCTCGCAGtactctgtgatcatggagctggtccTGAGCCTCCTCCCCATGATTGCAGAGTGGGGACTTGGAGCTGTCTTGGTCAGggaaggtcccagccccatgcccctatcagatgattgaggcatggggcttgcaaagagctgcaggggaagggcaggtaccagcccccttccccaatccactagtggagcagctggcagtgagCAAAATttcagagggaaggaaaaatattATTCAATAGTTGtataagaatattttaaaattatttaatttggCAAATGACATTGAGTTACAGATGCCAGATTATAGGTCTCCTGGCTCGGGTATGGATCACATGGTTTTGAAACTCTTATCTCCAAGGTCTTGGCTTCACAAAGGATAGTCAGGCAGCCCTGAGAGCTACAACTTGAGTCTGAAATGTCACAGATCTTCCAGATACCAAGGAAAAGAGCAGAGAACCAAGGTTTTGGGAGGACTAGAGCTCCCGTCATGTCTGGGTTCTTGGCATGGTAAGAGGGACTTCAGTAGCCCAAAAGTCCCCATTTCTGGCTATCCCACATAACAGCAGGGACCCTGGATGGTCTGGTGTTATTAGTTTGCCTGGAGGTTGCATACTCAAGTCATGGATCCTACAATCCCAGGATATACTACAGCCCATGAGGTAGACTGGAAATCAACCAAGAAAGTGCCTTATATTTCTAAGATGTTTCTTCAAACAAactcaaacatttttctttaacaaATCTGCATTTCCCAGCAAAGCCTGGTTTGTCAAAAGATTCCTAAGAAACTTCATTTGGAAGTGTGAGTCCTCCTGAAATCCAATATTACTTCAAAGTCACTGACATTTAATACCGCTTGAATATCCTAGCACACAGTCTAGTAATTTTTCTTCTGGTAATATGCTAAGCCAGCATATTATTACGAATTATTAAGTAGCATTATttcccccattttacaggtgagggAACTAAGGTGGGCTCACGAACAGCTTTGACCAAAGCAATATGATATATGGACAGAATACAAATTCTCAGCTTGCAATTGTGCATCTAGAAATGCTAAACATGTGCTGAATGGAAAACCTTTTAAGGTTTTGATTTTTTCATaattccctccctccaccaattttagaaatatttctagttgatgaaaaaaatattatcaaAAAAGTCCAAATGGGATCTGCTACTTACACAGATCACAAAAAACAGTATTTCCTTTTGACTTCAGGCTATAATAAAGGGAAGCAATATAGCTATTCTGTAAGTATACATTAAGTAGTCTAAGTTAGGGCAAAGTTTTAGCATCATGGAAGGGCTTTGAGTTAGTATCACCTGTAGGATGCCtatttattaatataataaaCTCTAACTCAATAGTAAGCTGAAAATAGGTAGTGGATCACACTACCATCTTTGTCAATGGACCGTGTCAGTGCACAGTTCCTGTACTTGTCATCACTACTTGTCTCTTCAAAGCAGACACAATGCTTTTGGTTGTTAATAACTGATGCATCATAAAGCTTTGTTCCCAGCAGCATGCAACAATACAAGCATGCCTGGTTCGCAAGCATATTAAAGTTATACCCTTCTAGGATGTTGAAAAAGGCCTGGGAACATGTCATTTTCCTCCATAGTATAAAAGAGAACCTCACATTTCCAAGTCAAAATACAGTAGCAAATAATACCCTTCTTCCATCAGCGGGCAACACCCTTCATCCCCATCCAACCTGTTTATTTGTACGCACTTCATTAATGAAACGGAGCTCAAATTGGTTGCAGGAGGGAGCTTGTTTTATATTTGTCTTCTTGTTAAAGAGCCCTTGAGATTTTAAGCTCAAGAGAATATCATAGACTTCTTTGGAACATGCAAGATGGTCACACAGTTACGATTTACTCCTGCCTTGGCTAAGTAGTTCCTACACTGTGGGGGTTTCAGTGTTTCAAATCAGGATGTCTGTGaaagggatgtagcagcacaggtaaaagttcAGACGTATCTGGgcagtcagatgtctggcaggttgcaatGTGTCCGAGTTCCAGTGTGTAtatggagtccatgagtttctgcacctactacctaggagactgatgaagtgaagttcataggcccggctgtgaaaaatggtttgtaatttgttccctctcaggactGGGCCTGACAGACTGCGGGGCACAGTGTTTTttggtgagaaatgtgccccacagGTAGTTGGTTATTGTTGCGTTTGATAGATCCTGCTGTGTAGtgtgtgggggtactggagatagttggcaggttttctgttttgagctgtaggaagttggcttcagtgctggtgatgaggttaggtgcttgtttaatgtacaaaccacttttcagagctgggcctatgaactgcacatcatcagcctcctaggtagtaggtgcagaaactcacggactcaatgcacacagtggagttctggcatgCTGCGACCGGCCGGACATCTgcctccccaggcacctctgcacttttacctgcactgttacaccccctttccctcctctccccacccagcctttCCCTCGCCccaatgcctccatttccattttcactaactggctttcttgcctgcattgcatgtcaggccagcctctggcttctttactcttccttccatccaggaccaggagacacaccagctgcaggtacttcctcatcctgacaaagggtttttcaacccgaaagcttcctAAGAGATATTTCTTTAactattccatttttttcataataaacacataaacataaaaacacaagataagccatcacacaccacgaGTAATATATATCCAAtgcaacatctttacttcttgctttcaattcctttataacaagaaaggctctgtgacagtttggctaggctaccagagatgctgctggtgctactggtgctGATTGCTGAGTTACCCAAGTCATTTTTACCTGCTGCCGTTTACAGTGGTGCACTGgactgaggctataggggaggaggagaccttactggggcacactgccatgttgtgcagaggccccagtgccaggaaggtcACACGTGAACACACACActgtgtcacccacccatgtcacgagttttgcctgcttgcagccacaggtgcagggccccagaacccagagtccccctgcatctatctccttgaaagctggcaggctgtgTGGCCACAACAGGGCCTAGCAGGTCTGTAGTTTTCACCCCCAaccctgtgccttaacacgcacagtgtCATCTATgtcctgagttttgcttgtcagcagtttgaggtgcagtttcccagaaccccctgcacctatcaccttgaaccttggcaggcttcatgcactcTTCaggagctaccatctctgcaagtgtaatctgaatcagacaaaacatgacaaagttatagatatttcattgattccccattatactctatgactgaatctccaaatctctcccaaTCAGCTCCAAACCTTCTGAagccgatttggccaaatcgaatcagaaatgtgatccgaatctctgaatcaaattgctggcatacgaattggccaaatctgaatctgaattgaacagttccctattcgcacaggcctatcaTATCAGCCAAGCTGTTCCAGTGTCCTTCAACGAGTGAAGGTGTCTATTGCCCTGTCCCTCCTTTGTCTCTCTTCCAGAATGAATTGATCTACCTTGAACAAGGGTAACCAAATTTGTAGTAACAGGACCTTGTACAGTGGCTGTAAGTCTTCATTCTcccatcatagatttcatagatgttagggctggaagggaagttgaagatcatcaagtccagccccctgcccggaAGCAGGAAGCCAGCTATGGCCAAAGGATCCctgtaagataagcatccaaatgtttcttgaatgagtccagagtaggtgcctgcaccacttctggagggaatctgttccaggccttgggggctcggacagtaaagaaatttttccttacgtccagcctaaaacagtcttggaggagttaatgaccattagtccttgttatcccttgtggggctctggtgaacagatgttcccccaaatcctgatgcacaTCGCTTATGgctaggcagccaccaggtcctccctgagcctgcgcttttctaggctgaagagtcccatggctctcagcctatcTTCATGAGGCCTtttctgctgccctctgatcatgtgtgtggctcttctctggactctttcaagcttctcgacatccttcttgaattctggagcccagacttggatgcaatacttcagctgtggcctcaccaaggccaagtacagcccAAGGATGACACCCTGAGATggacttgagaagcatctatagatgcaagccagagttttgtttgctttaccagctgcgacatcgcattggtggctcattttcatcttgtggtcaatcatgaccgcaagtctctttcagccatggtgctagcaagcgtagcagcGCTGAGCCTATAAGCTTGCTGCAGGACTTTTCCCCACGAGGTGGAGtgccttgcatttatcggcattgactgtcatcaggtttgtatctgcccacttactaaacTTATCCAAGTtcgcctggatcactagcctgtcctcaggtgtggacactatgccccaaagtttaatGTTATTGGCGAACtcggccagtgcacttctgacaccaatgtccgcattattgataaagatgttaaagagaaccggtccaaggacaaagccttgggggatgccactggtcatgaagtgccataatgattcgctaccatcgaccactactctctgggcccaaactcagagccagtttcccagccatcacactgtggtgtagccaaggccacagctgGCCAATATTTCCATGAGGAGAATATAGGACACCagctcgaaggcttttttaaagtccagatatatgatgtcaatctcttctcccttgacagctgataggtcacctggccatagaaggagatgagattggtcaggtaagacctacccgtgacaaacccatgctggctgtccctcaggatgttgccattagccagcttatcaagaagggtctcgtTGATAATTTTCTCCACAATCTTACCGGGgactgaggtcaagctgattggcctgtaattcccaggactTACTTTCCACTCTtccttgaagatgggtaccacattggccttcttccagtcttcatgtATTTCACCATGAGTTTTccaatatttttgccaatggttgggctatgacacctgccagctccttgagtactctagggtgtaatctgtcaggaccagctgacttgagggtgtccagcctctcaaggtgatcctttattAAATCAACACCAaggctgggtataaatacgcacTCGCTGTAGCTGCTAAAGCCTGCTAAGTTTATGAGAGAGAGGTGCAGGgagtttggggaaactgtaccccaaaatcttgaaagcaaaactcatgtcacgtatatatgttaagccacagcagggtcaaaactgcagccATGCTAGCCCTTGtggaggtcacaaagcctgccacatttcaaggagataggtgcagggttttgggggaaactgcacgtcaagctgctgacaagcaaaactcatgacggggtgatactgtgtgtgttaaggcgcagcacgatgaaagctgcaggcctgctagcccctgctgaggctatgaACCCTACaaactgtcaaggagataggtgtagggcttctgggttctggggtgtacatctagggctcagtgaacaactgtgtaccagggcacccttggggaaaactaggagtaatggtcacagtctgggCACTCTGGTTGTGAAGTAATTTTTCATAATGTT includes:
- the LOC132243782 gene encoding olfactory receptor 6F1-like, whose translation is MGNNSNVQEFILLGFPGTWYFLFSLSVVFSMINGLTVIGNMSIIALVWTTAHLHTPMYYFLCNLSFLEIWFTTTCVPKAVGILLGNSQAISFFPCIMQLFLLLSLGATECFLLAVMAYDRYQAICHPLCYSSLMNSTFCTQLAFASWLSGFLAISVLVFLLSRLSFCGPNIINHFFCDIDSLIALSCTDTSLVELATFFVSIIVVVVSCAVTLISYIYIISTILKIRSAQGQRKAFSTCSAHLTVVTIWFGSAIFLHVKPSAPNALDRNKFINIFNTIITPLLNPFIYTLRNKEVKEAFRKAFSRM